Proteins from a genomic interval of Spiroplasma endosymbiont of Lonchoptera lutea:
- a CDS encoding IS30 family transposase — protein MGYKHLGIDERIYIENQLKFKVKISEIAKNLNRSISTINREVNRNKDNNHYFSLIAQNKAENRKQLHVYFHKFKNRELVKYVQQKLLLGWSPEQIYGRIKNFHQEWIISFKTIYNWIYSGLLEKVTSKNLRRKGKKRKSQENRGKFNGKSIKERNVNNRITLGHWEGDTVVSSRGKSKSCLITLVERTSRFTLAILVENRTTKVINKNISHYLSILPNNLVKTITFDRGKEFANWQQLEKNLNVKIYFADAYSPWQRGTNENTNGLIREKFPKKFNFSNTTKNAVHKFILSLNQRPRKILNYLSPIEYLVRKII, from the coding sequence ATGGGATACAAACATCTTGGCATAGATGAAAGAATTTATATTGAGAATCAATTGAAATTTAAAGTAAAAATTAGTGAAATAGCTAAAAATCTTAATCGAAGTATTAGTACTATTAATCGAGAAGTTAATAGAAATAAAGATAATAATCATTATTTTTCATTAATTGCACAAAATAAAGCAGAAAATAGAAAACAATTACATGTTTATTTTCATAAATTTAAAAATAGAGAATTAGTAAAATATGTACAACAAAAATTATTATTAGGTTGATCGCCTGAACAAATTTATGGCAGAATTAAAAATTTTCATCAAGAATGAATTATTAGTTTTAAAACAATTTACAATTGAATTTATTCTGGATTACTTGAAAAGGTTACTAGTAAAAATTTAAGAAGAAAAGGTAAGAAACGAAAATCTCAAGAAAATCGAGGTAAATTTAATGGTAAATCCATTAAAGAACGAAATGTTAATAATCGTATAACTCTTGGCCATTGAGAAGGTGATACTGTAGTATCATCACGAGGTAAAAGTAAATCATGTTTAATAACTTTAGTTGAAAGAACATCAAGATTTACTTTAGCAATATTAGTTGAAAATAGAACTACTAAAGTTATTAACAAAAATATTAGTCATTATTTATCAATTCTTCCAAATAATCTTGTTAAGACTATAACATTTGATAGGGGTAAAGAATTTGCTAATTGACAACAACTTGAAAAAAATTTAAATGTGAAAATTTATTTTGCTGATGCATATTCACCTTGACAAAGAGGTACTAATGAAAATACTAATGGTTTAATTAGAGAAAAATTTCCTAAAAAATTTAATTTTTCAAACACTACTAAAAATGCAGTTCATAAATTTATATTGTCTTTAAACCAAAGACCAAGAAAAATACTAAATTATCTTTCGCCAATCGAATATTTGGTTAGAAAAATAATTTAG
- the truB gene encoding tRNA pseudouridine(55) synthase TruB, with amino-acid sequence MNSGILLIDKPTEMTSHQVVSYLKKKFKYYKVGHAGTLDPLATGVLIILVNQATKISSLLLNETKEYLVTMQFNILTNSGDITGNVIANDNKLITKEQFLNCLKFFPLSYNQIPPKYSAIKFQGKKLYEYARKDQEVLLAKRLVKLDYLELVSFDFPYVSLKVKCSKGTYIRSLVVDIAKTLNTIATVKKLQRIASGAYKISNCCELDKIQEQNMISLSNVLQDYMPLINIKETKDIKNGKAIQLKEIESDTVLLTDNNQIPLAIYVKGLDNKYYCKKGLWNDENN; translated from the coding sequence ATGAATTCAGGAATTTTACTAATTGATAAACCTACTGAGATGACATCGCATCAAGTAGTATCTTATCTTAAAAAAAAGTTTAAATATTATAAAGTTGGTCATGCCGGAACTTTAGACCCTCTAGCTACTGGTGTACTAATAATTTTGGTCAATCAAGCGACAAAGATTTCTTCATTATTATTGAACGAAACGAAAGAGTATTTAGTAACAATGCAATTTAATATTTTAACTAATAGTGGTGATATTACTGGTAATGTTATTGCTAATGATAATAAGTTAATTACGAAAGAGCAATTTCTTAATTGTTTAAAGTTTTTTCCGTTATCATACAATCAAATACCACCTAAATATTCGGCGATTAAGTTTCAAGGGAAAAAACTTTATGAATATGCTCGTAAGGATCAAGAAGTATTATTAGCAAAACGACTTGTGAAGTTAGATTATTTAGAGTTAGTAAGTTTTGATTTTCCTTATGTTTCCCTAAAAGTTAAATGTTCAAAAGGAACATATATTCGTAGTTTAGTAGTAGATATTGCTAAAACTTTAAATACGATAGCAACAGTAAAAAAATTGCAAAGAATAGCTAGTGGTGCATATAAGATTAGTAATTGTTGCGAACTTGATAAAATTCAAGAACAAAATATGATTTCATTATCAAATGTATTACAAGACTATATGCCACTTATTAATATTAAGGAAACAAAAGATATTAAAAATGGTAAGGCTATTCAATTAAAAGAGATTGAAAGTGATACTGTGTTGTTAACTGATAATAATCAAATCCCATTAGCAATATATGTTAAGGGACTAGATAATAAATATTATTGTAAAAAAGGATTATGAAATGATGAAAATAATTAA
- a CDS encoding chromate transporter: MKKTKYSKWQLYWQLFYVFLKISFFVFGGGNAVMPLIKNEVVVKKRWITEDEFNHLLILANTIPGPSIFQVSASVGYKIAGITGALLASFVAYLPNMIAFIFLATLLFKYMPNCKVKCN, translated from the coding sequence ATGAAAAAAACAAAATATTCAAAATGGCAATTATATTGACAATTGTTTTATGTTTTTTTGAAAATATCTTTTTTTGTTTTTGGTGGCGGTAATGCCGTAATGCCTTTAATTAAAAATGAAGTTGTAGTTAAGAAGCGATGAATAACTGAGGATGAATTTAATCATTTATTAATTTTAGCAAATACTATTCCTGGACCAAGCATTTTTCAAGTATCAGCTTCTGTTGGTTATAAAATAGCTGGTATTACTGGAGCACTATTAGCATCGTTTGTTGCATACTTGCCTAATATGATTGCTTTTATTTTTCTTGCAACTTTACTATTTAAATATATGCCAAATTGTAAAGTTAAGTGCAACTAA
- a CDS encoding IS30 family transposase — protein MGYKHLGIDERIYIENQLKFKVKISKIAKNLNRSISTINREVNRNKDNNHYFSLIAQNKAENRKQLHVYFHKFKNRELVKYVQQKLLLGWSPEQIYGRIKNFHQEWIISFKTIYNWIYSGLLEKVTSKNLRRKGKKRKSQENRGKFNGKSIKERNVNNRITLGHWEGDTVVSSRGKSKSCLITLVERTSRFTLAILVENRTTKVINKNISHYLSILPNNLVKTITFDRGKEFANWQQLEKNLNVKIYFADAYLPWQRGTNENTNGLIREKFPKKFNFSNTTKNAVHKFILSLNQRPRKILNYLSPIEYLVRKII, from the coding sequence ATGGGATACAAACATCTTGGCATAGATGAAAGAATTTATATTGAGAATCAATTGAAATTTAAAGTAAAAATTAGTAAAATAGCTAAAAATCTTAATCGAAGTATTAGTACTATTAATCGAGAAGTTAATAGAAATAAAGATAATAATCATTATTTTTCATTAATTGCACAAAATAAAGCAGAAAATAGAAAACAATTACATGTTTATTTTCATAAATTTAAAAATAGAGAATTAGTAAAATATGTACAACAAAAATTATTATTAGGTTGATCGCCTGAACAAATTTATGGCAGAATTAAAAATTTTCATCAAGAATGAATTATTAGTTTTAAAACAATTTACAATTGAATTTATTCTGGATTACTTGAAAAGGTTACTAGTAAAAATTTAAGAAGAAAAGGTAAGAAACGAAAATCTCAAGAAAATCGGGGTAAATTTAATGGTAAATCCATTAAAGAACGAAATGTTAATAATCGCATAACTCTTGGCCATTGAGAAGGTGATACTGTAGTATCATCACGAGGTAAAAGTAAATCATGTTTAATAACTTTAGTTGAAAGAACATCAAGATTTACTTTAGCAATATTAGTTGAAAATAGAACTACTAAAGTTATTAACAAAAATATTAGTCATTATTTATCAATTCTTCCAAATAATCTTGTTAAGACTATAACATTTGATAGGGGTAAAGAATTTGCTAATTGACAACAACTTGAAAAAAATTTAAATGTGAAAATTTATTTTGCTGATGCATATTTACCTTGACAAAGAGGTACTAATGAAAATACTAATGGTTTAATTAGAGAAAAATTTCCTAAAAAATTTAATTTTTCAAACACTACTAAAAATGCAGTTCATAAATTTATATTGTCTTTAAACCAAAGACCAAGAAAAATACTAAATTATCTTTCGCCAATCGAATATTTGGTTAGAAAAATAATTTAG
- a CDS encoding Xaa-Pro peptidase family protein — protein sequence MQHKIVKKLLKEQKVDALLITSDYNRLWYTTFSSTAGYLLVTKEKSFLILDGRYIEDGKMQAKNIDNIILMENIYEQLNELIKKYNIITLGFESEYTSYALFTTWSEKLAVSLKAVLVNKIRMIKTKDEIKKLKQAAKIGDKTFKAIIKKVKPNMTEKRLERIIIDNFLKFGGEKPSFDCIVASGVRSSLPHGRATNKVINNNEIITCDFGVIYQGLCSDMTRTFVIGNKLDKKLEDIYKIVLEAQDLGIKAIAPGISSGTIDKICREYITKKGYGKYFTHSTGHGLGIEVHEYPYITNNSDIILEVGMVITVEPGIYIPQLGGVRIEDDILVTKKGYEILTKSSRDLIFVK from the coding sequence ATGCAACATAAAATTGTTAAAAAACTATTAAAAGAACAAAAAGTTGATGCTTTATTAATTACATCTGATTATAATCGTTTGTGATATACAACATTTTCTTCAACAGCAGGATATTTATTAGTTACTAAAGAAAAGTCGTTTTTAATTTTAGATGGACGTTATATTGAAGATGGAAAAATGCAAGCAAAAAATATTGATAACATTATTTTAATGGAAAATATTTATGAACAATTAAATGAATTAATTAAGAAATATAACATTATAACATTAGGCTTTGAAAGCGAATATACTTCATATGCTTTATTTACAACTTGAAGTGAAAAATTAGCGGTTTCATTAAAAGCTGTATTAGTAAATAAAATCCGTATGATTAAAACTAAGGATGAAATTAAAAAATTAAAACAGGCTGCTAAGATCGGTGATAAAACATTTAAAGCAATTATTAAAAAAGTAAAGCCTAATATGACTGAAAAGCGATTAGAAAGAATTATTATTGATAATTTCCTTAAATTTGGTGGTGAAAAACCGAGTTTTGATTGCATTGTAGCATCAGGCGTTCGTTCATCGTTACCCCACGGTAGGGCTACTAATAAAGTAATAAATAATAATGAAATTATCACTTGTGATTTTGGTGTTATTTATCAAGGATTGTGTTCTGATATGACAAGAACTTTTGTTATTGGTAATAAACTAGATAAAAAATTGGAAGATATTTATAAGATTGTTTTAGAAGCTCAAGATTTAGGAATTAAGGCGATTGCTCCTGGAATATCATCAGGTACAATTGACAAAATATGTCGTGAATATATTACTAAAAAAGGTTATGGTAAATATTTTACTCATAGTACTGGTCATGGTTTAGGCATTGAAGTTCATGAATATCCATATATAACCAATAATTCGGATATTATTTTAGAAGTAGGAATGGTAATTACTGTTGAACCAGGAATTTATATTCCTCAATTAGGTGGTGTTAGAATTGAAGATGATATTTTAGTAACTAAGAAAGGTTATGAAATATTAACTAAGTCTTCAAGAGATTTAATATTTGTAAAATAA
- a CDS encoding IS30 family transposase — protein MGYKHLGIDERIYIENQLKFKVKISEIAKNLNRSISTINREVNRNKDNNHYFSLIAQNKAENRKQLHVYFHKFKNRELVKYVQQKLLLGWSPEQIYGRIKNFHQEWIISFKTIYNWIYSGLLEKVTSKNLRRKGKKRKSQENRGKFNGKSIKERNVNNRITLGHWEGDTVVSSRGKSKSCLITLVERTSRFTLAILVENRTTKVINKNISHYLSILPNNLVKTITFDRGKEFANWQQLEKNLNVKIYFADAYSPWQRGTNENTNGLIREKFPKKFNFSNTTKNAVHKFILSLNQRPRKILNYLSPIEYLVRKII, from the coding sequence ATGGGATACAAACATCTTGGCATAGATGAAAGAATTTATATTGAGAATCAATTGAAATTTAAAGTAAAAATTAGTGAAATAGCTAAAAATCTTAATCGAAGTATTAGTACTATTAATCGAGAAGTTAATAGAAATAAAGATAATAATCATTATTTTTCATTAATTGCACAAAATAAAGCAGAAAATAGAAAACAATTACATGTTTATTTTCATAAATTTAAAAATAGAGAATTAGTAAAATATGTACAACAAAAATTATTATTAGGTTGATCGCCTGAACAAATTTATGGCAGAATTAAAAATTTTCATCAAGAATGAATTATTAGTTTTAAAACAATTTACAATTGAATTTATTCTGGATTACTTGAAAAGGTTACTAGTAAAAATTTAAGAAGAAAAGGTAAGAAACGAAAATCTCAAGAAAATCGGGGTAAATTTAATGGTAAATCCATTAAAGAACGAAATGTTAATAATCGCATAACTCTTGGCCATTGAGAAGGTGATACTGTAGTATCATCACGAGGTAAAAGTAAATCATGTTTAATAACTTTAGTTGAAAGAACATCAAGATTTACTTTAGCAATATTAGTTGAAAATAGAACTACTAAAGTTATTAACAAAAATATTAGTCATTATTTATCAATTCTTCCAAATAATCTTGTTAAGACTATAACATTTGATAGGGGTAAAGAATTTGCTAATTGACAACAACTTGAAAAAAATTTAAATGTGAAAATTTATTTTGCTGATGCATATTCACCTTGACAAAGAGGTACTAATGAAAATACTAATGGTTTAATTAGAGAAAAATTTCCTAAAAAATTTAATTTTTCAAACACTACTAAAAATGCAGTTCATAAATTTATATTGTCTTTAAACCAAAGACCAAGAAAAATACTAAATTATCTTTCGCCAATCGAATATTTGGTTAGAAAAATAATTTAG
- a CDS encoding chromate transporter, with protein MLILLFFIGVLIIGLVTFGGGQAFFALFKYYFLDILNRVGDTLLISSPELELIFGLTNATPGPFATKITGFLATITWNVKLKRTLI; from the coding sequence ATGTTAATTTTGTTATTTTTTATTGGTGTTTTGATAATTGGTTTAGTAACTTTTGGGGGTGGTCAAGCTTTTTTTGCTTTATTTAAGTATTATTTTTTAGATATTTTAAATCGTGTTGGTGATACATTACTTATTAGTTCTCCTGAATTGGAACTGATTTTTGGTTTAACAAATGCAACACCTGGACCTTTTGCAACAAAAATTACAGGTTTTTTAGCAACAATAACCTGAAATGTAAAATTAAAAAGGACACTTATATAA
- a CDS encoding IS30 family transposase, which produces MYKYLTIESIIAIKEYKSYGFSIRKIAKAIDYSKSTVHRVCKLLNQNLLPLEILNQVQKNKQNAGRKLIILTLTEINTINYLLITKNYALDIIADFLKKNKIKNISTKTLYNMFKTNRMGFDEKNLLRKGKNKPHKQKETRGRINNCKSIHERNLIIPNIKNIQEFGHLEGDTIVGKDHKSSIITLADLWSKTTIPLKTKNHKAESITQSIIKFISKLIPGTIKTITFDRGKEFSKWKLIEKNCNVKIYFADAGKPCQRGLNENNNGILRRYLPKSTDLSSYKQKDLNSIAFQINSTPRKSLSYKRPIDLIQLF; this is translated from the coding sequence ATGTATAAGTATCTGACTATTGAATCAATAATAGCAATAAAAGAATATAAAAGTTATGGATTTTCTATTCGTAAAATAGCAAAAGCAATTGATTATAGTAAATCAACTGTACACAGAGTTTGTAAATTATTAAATCAAAACTTATTACCATTAGAAATATTGAATCAAGTTCAAAAAAATAAACAAAATGCAGGTAGAAAATTAATAATTTTAACTTTAACAGAAATTAATACTATCAATTATTTGTTAATTACTAAAAATTATGCTCTTGATATAATTGCTGATTTTTTAAAGAAAAATAAAATAAAAAATATTTCAACAAAAACTTTATATAACATGTTTAAAACAAATCGAATGGGTTTTGATGAAAAAAATTTATTGAGAAAAGGCAAAAATAAACCTCATAAACAAAAAGAAACTAGGGGCAGAATTAATAATTGTAAATCTATTCATGAAAGAAATTTAATCATTCCAAATATTAAAAATATACAAGAATTTGGCCATTTAGAGGGAGATACTATCGTTGGTAAAGATCATAAAAGTTCTATTATTACTTTAGCTGATCTATGATCAAAAACCACAATTCCTTTGAAAACTAAAAATCATAAAGCAGAAAGTATTACACAAAGTATAATAAAATTTATTTCAAAATTAATACCAGGAACAATTAAAACTATTACTTTTGATCGTGGTAAAGAATTTAGTAAATGAAAATTAATTGAAAAAAATTGTAATGTTAAAATTTATTTTGCAGATGCCGGAAAACCTTGTCAAAGAGGTTTAAATGAGAACAATAATGGTATTTTAAGAAGATATTTACCAAAATCTACTGATTTATCTTCATATAAACAAAAAGACTTAAATTCTATAGCATTTCAAATTAATTCTACACCCAGAAAATCATTATCTTATAAAAGACCAATAGATTTAATACAATTATTTTAA
- a CDS encoding IS30 family transposase, with product MKFKVKISEIAKNLNRSISTINREVNRNKDNNHYFSLIAQNKAENRKQLHVYFHKFKNRELVKYVQQKLLLGWSPEQIYGRIKNFHQEWIISFKTIYNWIYSGLLEKVTSKNLRRKGKKRKSQENRGKFNGKSIKERNVNNRITLGHWEGDTVVSSRGKSKSCLITLVERTSRFTLAILVENRTTKVINKNISHYLSILPNNLVKTITFDRGKEFANWQQLEKNLNVKIYFADAYSPWQRGTNENTNGLIREKFPKKFNFSNTTKNAVHKFILSLNQRPRKILNYLSPIEYLVRKII from the coding sequence TTGAAATTTAAAGTAAAAATTAGTGAAATAGCTAAAAATCTTAATCGAAGTATTAGTACTATTAATCGAGAAGTTAATAGAAATAAAGATAATAATCATTATTTTTCATTAATTGCACAAAATAAAGCAGAAAATAGAAAACAATTACATGTTTATTTTCATAAATTTAAAAATAGAGAATTAGTAAAATATGTACAACAAAAATTATTATTAGGTTGATCGCCTGAACAAATTTATGGCAGAATTAAAAATTTTCATCAAGAATGAATTATTAGTTTTAAAACAATTTACAATTGAATTTATTCTGGATTACTTGAAAAGGTTACTAGTAAAAATTTAAGAAGAAAAGGTAAGAAACGAAAATCTCAAGAAAATCGGGGTAAATTTAATGGTAAATCCATTAAAGAACGAAATGTTAATAATCGCATAACTCTTGGCCATTGAGAAGGTGATACTGTAGTATCATCACGAGGTAAAAGTAAATCATGTTTAATAACTTTAGTTGAAAGAACATCAAGATTTACTTTAGCAATATTAGTTGAAAATAGAACTACTAAAGTTATTAACAAAAATATTAGTCATTATTTATCAATTCTTCCAAATAATCTTGTTAAGACTATAACATTTGATAGGGGTAAAGAATTTGCTAATTGACAACAACTTGAAAAAAATTTAAATGTGAAAATTTATTTTGCTGATGCATATTCACCTTGACAAAGAGGTACTAATGAAAATACTAATGGTTTAATTAGAGAAAAATTTCCTAAAAAATTTAATTTTTCAAACACTACTAAAAATGCAGTTCATAAATTTATATTGTCTTTAAACCAAAGACCAAGAAAAATACTAAATTATCTTTCGCCAATCGAATATTTGGTTAGAAAAATAATTTAG
- the rpsO gene encoding 30S ribosomal protein S15, giving the protein MAITAEDKKQIIAKFGRKEKDTGSAEVQIALLTEKIINLTAHLKVHRKDVITERSLVRKVSQRRNMLDYLKDHDINRYRKIIEQLKLRK; this is encoded by the coding sequence ATGGCAATTACAGCTGAGGATAAAAAACAAATTATTGCTAAATTTGGGAGAAAAGAAAAAGATACGGGTTCAGCAGAAGTACAAATAGCACTTTTAACAGAGAAAATTATTAATTTAACGGCACATTTAAAAGTACATCGTAAAGATGTTATTACTGAACGAAGTTTAGTAAGAAAAGTATCACAAAGACGAAATATGTTAGATTACTTAAAAGATCATGATATTAATCGTTATCGTAAAATAATTGAACAATTAAAACTAAGAAAATAA
- the ribF gene encoding riboflavin biosynthesis protein RibF, producing MMKIINTIDEKQQFSNKQVACLGFFDGLHIGHQLLTQTVLKEAKENNYQSLFFTFSIAPKKIILQQQYDDLLDMDDKQKLVSLMGFDNFVIFPFNDNTRKWSIEQFIFYLKQLNIDIIVVGDDFRFANFGLGNISHLQKNFSKVIVVNKVLINNDIRVSTTYIRQLLQKKQIVSANKLLLQPYNIKGIVVKGNKLGNKIQFPTANIHLNDNFSILNEGVYITNVSLDNKNYQAISCIIRIDNVLKCESYILNFNNNIYGVKIKISFLKYLRDNVAVKSLEHLKQLISEDYSKTLEYFRKIG from the coding sequence ATGATGAAAATAATTAATACTATTGATGAAAAACAGCAATTTTCAAATAAACAAGTAGCGTGTTTAGGATTTTTTGATGGGCTTCATATTGGACATCAGTTATTAACTCAAACAGTATTAAAGGAAGCTAAAGAAAATAATTATCAATCACTATTTTTTACTTTTTCAATCGCACCAAAGAAAATAATTCTACAACAACAATATGATGACTTGCTTGATATGGATGATAAGCAAAAATTAGTTTCATTAATGGGATTTGATAATTTTGTTATTTTTCCATTTAATGATAATACAAGAAAATGATCAATTGAACAGTTTATTTTTTATCTTAAACAATTGAATATTGATATTATCGTTGTTGGTGATGATTTTCGTTTTGCAAATTTTGGTTTGGGAAATATTAGTCATTTGCAGAAAAATTTTTCTAAAGTAATTGTTGTTAATAAAGTTTTAATTAATAATGATATTCGGGTATCAACAACATATATTCGTCAGTTACTACAAAAAAAACAAATTGTTAGTGCTAATAAGTTATTATTGCAACCTTATAATATTAAAGGTATTGTTGTTAAAGGTAATAAATTAGGTAATAAAATTCAATTTCCAACAGCAAATATTCATTTAAATGATAATTTTTCAATATTAAATGAGGGTGTCTATATTACTAATGTTAGTTTAGATAATAAAAACTATCAAGCAATTTCTTGTATTATTAGAATTGATAATGTTTTAAAATGTGAATCATATATTCTTAATTTTAATAATAATATTTATGGTGTAAAAATTAAAATTTCCTTTTTAAAGTATTTACGAGATAATGTTGCTGTTAAAAGTTTAGAACATTTAAAACAGTTAATTAGCGAAGATTACAGCAAAACCCTTGAATATTTTCGTAAAATAGGTTAA
- a CDS encoding IS30 family transposase yields the protein MYKYLTIESIIAIKEYKSYGFSIRKIAKAIDYSKSTVHRVCKLLNQNLLPLEILNQVQKNKQNAGRKLIILTLTEINTINHLLITKNYALDIIADFLKKNKIKNISTKTLYNMFKTNRMGFDEKNLLRKGKNKPHKQKETRGRINNCKSIHERNLIIPNIKNIQEFGHLEGDTIVGKEHKSSIITLADIWSKTTIPLKTKNHKAESITQSIIKFISKLIPGTIKTITFDRGKEFSKWKLIEKNCNVKIYFADAGKPCQRGLNENNNGILRRYLPKSTDLSSYKQKDLNSIAFQINSTPRKSLSYKRPIDLIQLF from the coding sequence ATGTATAAGTATCTGACTATTGAATCAATAATAGCAATAAAAGAATATAAAAGTTATGGATTTTCTATTCGTAAAATAGCAAAAGCAATTGATTATAGTAAATCAACTGTACACAGAGTTTGTAAATTATTAAATCAAAACTTATTACCATTAGAAATATTGAATCAAGTTCAAAAAAATAAACAAAATGCAGGTAGAAAATTAATAATTTTAACTTTAACAGAAATTAATACTATCAATCATTTGTTAATTACTAAAAATTATGCTCTTGATATAATTGCTGATTTTTTAAAGAAAAATAAAATAAAAAATATTTCAACAAAAACTTTATATAACATGTTTAAAACAAATCGAATGGGTTTTGATGAAAAAAATTTATTGAGAAAAGGCAAAAATAAACCTCATAAACAAAAAGAAACTAGGGGCAGAATTAATAATTGTAAATCTATTCATGAAAGAAATTTAATCATTCCAAATATTAAAAATATACAAGAATTTGGCCATTTAGAGGGAGATACTATCGTTGGTAAAGAACATAAAAGTTCTATTATTACTTTAGCTGATATATGATCAAAAACCACAATTCCTTTGAAAACTAAAAATCATAAAGCAGAAAGTATTACACAAAGTATAATAAAATTTATTTCAAAATTAATACCAGGAACAATTAAAACTATTACTTTTGATCGTGGTAAAGAATTTAGTAAATGAAAATTAATTGAAAAAAATTGTAATGTTAAAATTTATTTTGCAGATGCCGGCAAACCTTGTCAAAGAGGTTTAAATGAGAACAATAATGGTATTTTAAGAAGATATTTACCAAAATCTACTGATTTATCTTCATATAAACAAAAAGACTTAAATTCTATAGCATTTCAAATTAATTCTACACCCAGAAAATCATTATCTTATAAAAGACCAATAGATTTAATACAATTATTTTAA
- a CDS encoding IS30 family transposase: MYKYLTIESIIAIKEYKSYGFSIRKIAKAIDYSKSTVHRVCKLLNQNLLPLEILNQVQKNKQNAGRKLIILTLTEINTINHLLITKNYALDIIADFLKKNKIKNISTKTLYNMFKTNRMGFDEKNLLRKGKNKPHKQKETRGRINNCKSIHERNLIIPNIKNIQEFGHLKGDTIVGKDHKSSIITLADIWSKTTIPLKTKNHKAESITQSIIKFISKLIPGTIKTITFDRGKEFSKWKLIEKNCNVKIYFADAGKPCQRGLNENNNGILRRYLPKSTDLSSYKQKDLNSIAFQINSTPRKSLSYKRPIDLIQLF, translated from the coding sequence ATGTATAAGTATCTGACTATTGAATCAATAATAGCAATAAAAGAATATAAAAGTTATGGATTTTCTATTCGTAAAATAGCAAAAGCAATTGATTATAGTAAATCAACTGTACACAGAGTTTGTAAATTATTAAATCAAAACTTATTACCATTAGAAATATTGAATCAAGTTCAAAAAAATAAACAAAATGCAGGTAGAAAATTAATAATTTTAACTTTAACAGAAATTAATACTATCAATCATTTGTTAATTACTAAAAATTATGCTCTTGATATAATTGCTGATTTTTTAAAGAAAAATAAAATAAAAAATATTTCAACAAAAACTTTATATAACATGTTTAAAACAAATCGAATGGGTTTTGATGAAAAAAATTTATTGAGAAAAGGCAAAAATAAACCTCATAAACAAAAAGAAACTAGGGGCAGAATTAATAATTGTAAATCTATTCATGAAAGAAATTTAATCATTCCAAATATTAAAAATATACAAGAATTTGGCCATTTAAAGGGAGATACTATCGTTGGTAAAGATCATAAAAGTTCTATTATTACTTTAGCTGATATATGATCAAAAACCACAATTCCTTTGAAAACTAAAAATCATAAAGCAGAAAGTATTACACAAAGTATAATAAAATTTATTTCAAAATTAATACCAGGAACAATTAAAACTATTACTTTTGATCGTGGTAAAGAATTTAGTAAATGAAAATTAATTGAAAAAAATTGTAATGTTAAAATTTATTTTGCAGATGCCGGCAAACCTTGTCAAAGAGGTTTAAATGAGAACAATAATGGTATTTTAAGAAGATATTTACCAAAATCTACTGATTTATCTTCATATAAACAAAAAGACTTAAATTCTATAGCATTTCAAATTAATTCTACACCCAGAAAATCATTATCTTATAAAAGACCAATAGATTTAATACAATTATTTTAA
- the rpmG gene encoding 50S ribosomal protein L33 translates to MREGITLRCEICKEENYIDKKNKKLHPERVEFNKYCSRCNAKTMHKEKK, encoded by the coding sequence ATGCGTGAAGGTATTACATTACGTTGTGAAATTTGTAAAGAAGAAAATTATATTGATAAGAAAAATAAAAAGTTGCATCCCGAACGAGTAGAATTCAATAAATATTGTTCGCGTTGTAACGCAAAAACAATGCATAAAGAAAAGAAATAA